A segment of the Dermacentor andersoni chromosome 5, qqDerAnde1_hic_scaffold, whole genome shotgun sequence genome:
GCTTGGATACATAAATTCAAGAGGCAGTGTCCAGATAAGTTTATTGAAAAGGATATATACACGTATCTTTGAGACCTCGGTTTACGTGTGTGCCCCCTAATTCCCGCGTATGGAGTGAACATACGGTAAATTAATACTGCAGTTGACTGCTAGCTGTTTACTATGTAGCGATTATTTCGTTtcgttttattttcttaaagaccCCTTTCAGGCAATTTCATAAGGGGTTATTATTTCCATATTGCGCTCACAATCCATATTGCGCTCACAAACTCGCTCGTTGATGCTGCAGGCTCATAACCCGCTCATAAAGTTAAAAATTCAGGAAGGTAACCACAATAGCCAACGCTGATCTTAAGGTTGAAATTATTTTGAACGGCCACCGGCATATGTACTGCATAAAAAAGCTTGCCGCTTAATTGCTGTGCTAATGAACGTGGACAGCCGTTTCCCGGTGTTGAGCATGTCTGACAGtacagccatagaataaagaaccaactggtACCACGTTGACTGGTACAGCCATGGGTACAGCGTTATATGCCAACTTACAAAAGTTCAATGGCGAGCTTGTTGTTATTTCTAATGGTGAAAGTGCTGGCGGAGAaactattctttttcttttttccaagagcgTCAGTGGGGAATTCACAAGTACAACACGAGCGAAAGAGAGTCTGCACTAGCGAGAGTCATCGCGAACGTTGCGGTTCATGCGTTTAATTTATTTGCACAGCAAGACCAAGAGAAGTTCGTTATCAATTAAAAAAGTATTTTAGGAGATACTAAATCTGCTCATTGTCCCAAACTAGTAACCAACGTCGTCATGGTCATGGTGCCCTCTCACACGACGTCCGTATCGCCATCGCCAGAGTGCTCAAGATGCACATAATTTGAATCGTAAAGTTTGGCAGGGTTTGGCTgctcagttgtttctttattctatgattcTATGGTTTGGCGTGTCGGACGGTTCCAACCCAGACTGCTGTGCTGTGCGGTGCATTCCAAAGCAGGCGGGTCTATTTATTCGCATGCTGTTGACCCGCGTTTAGCAACTATGTCTGAAGATCAACGTCCTTATGCCTTCCGGCTACCCTCCCTTGTATCAGTTATTCAACCTGTGATAGAAAGATACACCGCCGAAGCAGAAGCCTACGGCAGTGAAGGTTCCTGCGTGTTCGGAGATAGCTCGGTCGGAACTGATACGTTCGAGAGTGAAGCTTCGCGGTGTGGCGGCGCCGATGCCGTGGACGTACCAAGGACTGTTTCTGGCACCGCAGTCAACGCGCCACGCACCGAGGAACAAGCCGTGGCAAGCGGTGGCGCGAAGGCAACTCGGGCATTCACACCTGCGGAAGACGTCGAGGCCGCCACTTCACCGGCAGTAGCATCGCAGTGTGCGGCAAATGGCTGCGCAACGGCTGTCGAAGCGCAGGAGGGGCCCTTGTTCAGCACTGAAACCGAAGAAATATCCTCGCAGAAACCGCACTGCTCGGTCCCCGACGTGCCTCCATGTGCCCTGGGACTGTGGCGCAAGAAAGCGCCTAGAAGTGGCCCAAACGATCTGTTTCCGCGAGTATTGGGCAAGAAGCAGTGGAACGACCTGTTTCCGGGAAAGTCGTCTTAAAATAAAATGGTTATGAATGCGAGCTATATAGTTGGTACGAATCCATCGGTGAAAAAAACAGCGCGATAtgaacacggacaagggaggaacgCATGACAGCGCTTGTCCCTTGTTCCTCCCTTGTACGTGTTTATTTCGCACTGTTTTCTTAACGATCATTTTGATATTTTCCTAAACGGGCATGCTTTAAGCGGTCTTCCAAGCTTATACGACGGCAAATAGCTGTCGCTGCTGTTCAAGGACTTTGCACACTGGTCGCAACTGTGCACGAAAGTTAGCCCTTAAAATTGTAAGTTGATTTGGAGGTAGCAGGAATGGCGGATATAACTGGGGGGGGGAGTCGCCCTCACCACAACCGGTGTCAGCACCGGTTGTATGTGTTCTCTCATGTACAAAAATATTCAGATTTCCAGTGAGCACAATTGCACATGAGACTTGTTGTGCTCCAGACATTGTTCACAATGTCAGTGCTATGTGGCACCTACTAACTGCGCCCGGCAGCGTACGGTTCGCACGTCAACAGCCACTCTTGTGACTCGCACAGCTAAAGCCGCCGGGCagatttcgtggcttgttcactgCGTACACACACTCTGGATTCCAGTCACTTTTCCTGCAACCATGCATGGTGGTTGAGCGCAAGCCCCAACATGAAATGCTACCGACGACTTAAACAGTCTGCTTCTAAGTTTGCGATTGCACAAGGCTAATGAAGCTCCTGGAACATTGGTGTTTTGTATATGTGTCACCTTTGTAGTACATGCTTGTTTAGAGTACATGAAATACAAACGCTGTGGTTACGGCACTGGTAATACATACCTCCTTTGGGACAAAAGTGATCCAGTGCGTAGCACCAGTTGGCTTACAAGTGCAGTTATGGTGCCTGTGCATATTTTAAGTTTGTGACATGCAAATATGTGAAGACAAAGTGTATTTATTTTGATGTGACAGCCAGAACATTTCAGACTATTCGATTTTTGCACATACTGCCAGTGCAAATGCATAATGACATTGAACAGTCCTCAAGACATGTCTGCATAAAGCAAAAACAGTGCAAACATGACCGCATGAGCTTTTTATTTTGAGTATCTTTTGGCCAGATTACAAATGGGTTTTGTTGTGCTTGTAAAATATATAGGCCCTCACtgcacatacattcattcattttatgaTGGCTAGAATGTGTCTGTACATTTTAATGAAGTACGTACATGGGTAGAAAGAGGTCTTATTCAGACGTTATCATACACAATCGCAGAATAAAACACAAAGTTTATTGCGAAGCACTCGTTTTTGTCAAATTATCACTTCCCAAACATAGTGTCCCATGCAAAAATGCACCAAAAGAATCACATGGGGCCATAACGTAATTTACAAAAGTGCCTAGGCCTCTTTCTTCACCATGCACAAGAGCTTGAGCATATGATACACTAACAGCTTCTTGACAACAAACAGTTCACATGATGCATGTTGCTCAACATATGTACAGCACCACCACCTTATATAAACACTTTTACACCAAGCTTATTTACATGCAAAGTCGAGCAAAGCGACTGCAATTGATGAAAAAACAATACAGTACACCGAGTGAGTTGAACTTCTAAAATACAGTGACCGGTCTGTACACTGACTGTTGTGCACATCATGAAATATCAACTGTGATAACCTACACTAATAGTGCAAAACATTATTCCGTGTACAACTACGTACATACATCCTGCATAACAAGCTTACATTAGAAAACTTGCATGGAAGGGGTATTACAGTCAAGTGCAATGGCAAGAGGGTGACGTTGGATGGGCCTTTATACATAAAAACACGGCTGATTTCACCGCCTGACAATGCCGCAAATGAGAGGACCGACAAATATCTACAATGCGAATGCAAATGACACGTGAAGTGCGATTGGCTGCAGAGGTGTGCTGACTAGACGTACAGGCCTTTACATGCAACAATAGAAGTTGACATGTGTTTGCTTTTGCAGCGTCTTGAACCTCAACCTGAGGCTCTATAGAAAAAGAACCATGTGGCTTTTTGATAACGAGTAAAAAGTTGGAGGGAGGACCATTTGCGTTCATCACAAAGACAAGCACCTTCTTTCACCAACAACTTTCACATCATAGACAACAGCCGCTCCTGTCCATGCCAGAGGCACTACAATAACTTCAGACAACAGATGTGTATGCGATACGTTTCACCCCAGCATTATCGCTGCTGACTACAACAATGCTTCCAGAGGGATAGTACTTGTTCCGAGTTGACACACGACATTCGTTTCAGGTGCTTTTAGTGAGTCGGTTGAATAAACAACATAAGGGGAAACAAAACTTCACCAGATTCCACAAGTGAGTTATACTGGGCTAATTGAACACATTATAGAAGTTGACAATGTCCGGGATATGTGGACCAGAAAGAATGCCATTGCTGCAAATGCCATGGGAACAAATTGTAGTGCAATGCAGCACAGCTTGCAGCGATACTGTCAGCTAGAGCTTGTTTCTTCAAGCCTTATGATATGAACAAAGTGTGTTTCAGAATCACCAGCATACTGAAAGCCCACCGGAGGGTAAAGGCCTCTTCCACACATCTTAAATGGTCTCTGCTCTTTGAGAGGCCAGTTCACCCAAAGTCTGAATTTCCTGAGCTAATCACTTCCTAATCGTCTGCTGCTATCCCAgcttcgtttttcttttattgGGACTCGTTCTGTTGGCCTAGTAAACCACTGCTTATCAAACCATTATAGGAGCTGCCCAACTTTATTCTTCATACCAGTTGTGAAAGGCCTTACAGAGTGCATTTAAAAGTGCAACTTTCACTATAGTTTAAAATCTTATAATGCAGTATAAATAAATCTGTTATATACGATTTTCGTTGCAAGCGTAAATTCACTAGAGACCGACAATGGCAATAAACGTTTGATTAATTGTCATATCAGTGTTccttatatcaaggtttgactgtaccaAATCCATAGCTGGTCATTAAAGGCCATCTACAACAAAATTTTGCTTTGGCTGAATTGGTTACAAATTAGTAGTATATACTATTGAAGCAACCCTGGCAAAGCTGCACCTCTCGTAATTGTCTAACTTTCATACCGGTACCCTTTAAGTAGCACCTATGCAGATGATGCATGTacctggtggttagtggataTGACGTAAATCCTAGCACATTGCCTACGACATTTCTTATTGTACTGCTGGTCTCGGAGGTCACACAGAAGAGCCGCAGTGGTTCTTAATGTCCTGGGTCATGCACCACTTCTGGCAAATGGTAATGGCTgcgtttcattgcagttggcctttaaggatGGTGCGGGCCCAAATGTACATTTTGGAGCCCGACTGAAGCTACTGTTACAAATGCAGGCGAAGTTGGAACTCAACAACACAACCTAGTTGCCTTTGACTTGTCCAAGTTTCAATTTATGCCGATAGTAGAATCGGAAACAAATAATATGCAATAATGTTTTTGTGCGGCCTTGAGTGCGTTCTGCAGTTTGTGATGGCGAGGTGAAATACTTTCCATCCGAGGATAATATGAGGCGAAAATTACGCATTCTACTTCAAGCTTCTTGCACTGCCCAAAGCATATATTTCTTCCTATGGTTTACAATTTATATGGCTTAATTTTCCGTACTTGAGATGCACCTGTTTGTCAACTTCCAGACTAGCCACTGCAGTTGGCATAATTTAAGCAGCCCTGACGGACACTTGAACATTATAACAATATCTTCTGCTCATGCCACTAACAATAGAAGGCTTTTATGCAATATAATGCATGACATATGTTATCGTGACAGTCGGATTGCAGAGAAGAATAGCGTAATTACTGTGACTGATGCAGAAATACTGGCATTTCAGAATGCTGGAAAGAGAAGTCACAAACTTGCAGAGGTACAGTTTGCACATAAACTACAAGAAAGCACTTGAgaaaaataaatttaaagaaaaataaagaggaGAAAAACTTCCGGAGAACTTGCTCCTTCTCAGCATTTCCACGTGCGCTGACAAGCTTGACAACACAAGCATTATGGTATGAATAAATGCCTTTCACTAATCCACTTTTGCCATTTTAGTGGATTTTCAACTAGATCTAGCAGATATTAACTTCATTTAGAGATGCAAACCTGCCTTTAGTGATGCTAGATATTTAATGGAATTGCAAAAACACTCGAGATATTTGATCAGATCTTGGACATTGCTTAGCTTAacccttctatatatatatatatatatatatatatatatatataaagaagtgtCACCACTAATCTGCAGTTCCTATTTTTGATAATGCAAATATTGCAACAAAATACCAGTTCCTAGAACTTTCTAGTCAAATTTAATTTCGTGAAACATGGAGCACTTGTTTTTTAAATGTATTCAATAAGCATTTTACTACCTATGCATGCAGGTCCCATACCTTAGGATATTTATGTGCCTTAGATGTGCATTTATTTCTAGCACTTGCGATTCTGCAATGATGGTACTATACAATTGGTACTTGTGCGACGCAAGACTGGATCAGTGCTATTCAGTCGAACGTATATGTAACAAAGCCACAGTTGTAGTGAGAAATTTTGCTGAATTCCACAAGTTCCTGAATGGTCCTGATAGATAGCATGTTATCAGTAAGCATTTCTGAacaaaattgtgcaagaaacaacCGTTAATTATGGGTGAAAAGCACCTGCAtatgaggttaggttaggttagattaatATCTGAATATGAAGTTAATATCTGCtagacctaacctaacctatggAGCCATGGCTTTAGGTATATCATTATTGTCAACATGACCTGCCAATGCTGCTGCTACCACTTTGTTTTTTATAATGGTGTAGTGAGGAGAAATCCAAGATCACCGGGACGCCGTTTGCAATAACAAAAACAAGGTGCAATTGCACCGAAACAATGTACATTCCTCTCACGATTGCCACAGCACACTTCTGGTTGGAGTTCTCCTGTTCCGACTGGCAGCTGCAGAGTTTTCACAGCGTTTCAACAAGACTGTGAGCATGAATGGGACAAGCCCagctctgtttacattacagcaTAATAAATGGCAAAGTGGCGGATTTCATTATTTTCATTCTCTGCTAAATGATTCCGCTCTCCACCAAACTCTCTTTCGTGGTGCTTGGCAGCAACATTTCTAAGCATGAAAGGACGTGTGTAAATGATGAATTCACCAGTGCACGAtgcctttcttttcctttgcttGTCACAGAGGCTCCAGTTAAGAGCACATGATGTGCATGAACGAAGCTGCAGAACCATGTTGCGTTGATAAATTGTAGGAAACAATACATTATGTTCTATGAAATTAAgatatgaaatgaaaaaaaaaaagtcttcatACCATGGAGTTTGCTTAAAGGAGGTCTGTTATACTGAGATTCAACTAAATTAAATTTCACTTCTTGTAGAAATTTTTCCTAGTGGTTTTGTAAAAATTTTCACCAGACACAAGCAAACTTTGAATTCTCTTTTAAGCAGAATTTTCGCAACAAAAGAAATAATGCCAGCTCTGCCAGCTACTGTGACACGCTGTGACAGATGTTACACCGTGGGAAAGGTGGACATCTCCTTCAATGTGATGATTGCGAGAGCAGACACATATGGTCAGAAACAATTAAATAATGTATAAGAAAACAGAAGCTGATTGATGGGTAGAGCATGCAAGAAAGGTTACATATGTACATAGCAGGCACACAGCCATAATTTGCTTGCCAGTTCAGCATCTGTAATACTTGTCATCACAAATCAAGATGACAGAAAAGTAACAATTATGGCATCAAATCTAGGTTTCAgcagacattttttttctgttttactgTACAAGCAATCATAGGTAAAAAAAACTTCACCAGCATATTTGCAACTCTTTCTGACTACGAAGGGAAAGTAACAGAACCAAAGTGAACGTCTTGCATCACTGCGGAGAATAGTCCAGCAATATGAGCGGTGTTCTCcaatgtgaaaaacaaaaatagttactCTTTTATTTATTATAAGCTATCTAAAGAGAAGTGTAACATCTGCCGACATAACATTTTAGTTTGCTCTTTTGAGTCATGCCATGTGATCGTCAGAAAGGTTCTGCACATCTCTCAAAAAGAAACTCTACAATTGCGTTATGTGGCAACTGCTTGTTGTGTGCTGGCCTGCCACTCAGCTTGCTGAATTTGCTTATGACAAACTTCAGCAAAGAGCAACTGTTGGAACAGATAAAGCTAATTTCTTGCTATGTTTATGCTGACTTCACTGCAACTCCTTTCTTGAAGGTCACCAAGCTAAATGAAATCAGGTAAGCTGAAAGTGGTGCTGTACCCAGCCAAACTATTTGTTTCAGTAATACAAGTTCACAAGATTCACCCTCATGCCTTGACTTTCATAGCCAGAAAAAAATTGAGTATACCTTAGTGTCACTTTAAGAACACCATTACATAAACCAAAACACACTGGGTATAAACACACTGGTATAGCAGACCCACAGTCAAATCTACAATGATTAAAAACACAATGAAAACTGCACAATGGGCATGAATTGCTTCAAGTTCAACATAAGTGCCTCATATTTTTTGCAAAAACACAGTGAGCAGAGCCAACTCAGGTTCATGTTGCGGTCGTTTGAGCAATAGGCAAACAGCTTTCGGTGATCAAGAATGTGACTTCAGGGACACAAGTTGCCAATcagcatcacacacacacactcactttGTCATTTGAACCTTAGAGGTTAGGAGCTGTGCTTTAAAATTAGAACATCAAGTAAGCGAAAATCAggtgctacttttttttttaacaagtggCTAAAAAGCCCAGATGAGCGGTAGCACACTACAAAACAGACAAGCACAAGGAATAAATATTACGGAAAACGCATAACAACAAAAACTTCACCAGAAAGACGAGAACTATGAAGTGTAAGTACAGGAGCACCAACATATGTGCATTTCAATGCAGTTGCCCATGAGCAGTAGGCTGCAGAAAAGCCACCTGGGAAGTGGTGCATTCTTTAAGATGCCACTTTCCCAAACTTGCCTGCTTGTAGGGTGTCAGAGAAGGTCTAATGTTCGTGCATAGGAAAGGTGAGTGGAGGGATAACATTAGAGAAGGAAGGCGCATGGTGGCCAGAGTGCACAAAGTTGTTGTGAGGTGGCGCCGGCGGTGGTGGAGGTGGCAAAATGTGGTTGAATGAGTTGTGTAGCACGCGGCTTGAGGGATAAAAGTGCGTGGATGGAGGCGGTGGAGGGGGTGCTGCACTAGCCCTGCCCTGCTCTCCCGAGCCAATGTCAGGAAAGATGTTGCTCAGGTTAAAGTTCGGGACATGTTGCGACGGTGCAACTGCACAGTTTGAGTAGGGTGCCACTTGCGCCGCTGTTGAAATGCTGCTGCTGGTCATGGATACTACAGATGCGACTGATGACGTTGATGCACTACTGTGTTGCGCATTTCTTTGTAGGGGGCTGTGGTGGTGTGAAAAAGAAGCTGCAGAGGAGGAGTGAGGTGTTGGTACACAAGATCCGTTGAGGTTCAGGTTGATGCTGTTCTGCTGGGACTGAGGCCTGAAGAGCGGGTTGTAAGTGGCACTGCTGATGTTTGCACTTCGCTCAACATCAGTGCTGGTGTGGCTGGGCTTAGTGTGTGGTGGTTGCAGGGTCTGCTGCAGCtggtggtggtgctgctgctgatgatgtggCCAAGGCAATGCCGATGATGTCGAAGTGGACATCGATGGAAGGGAAGGAGTGTGAGGTAGCTTTTGAGAAGGTGCTGGAGGTGGGGGCAACGTTATCAATGCGTGGTTATGAGATTCATTTCTGAAATCTGGAAAGTATGGTATGCTGTTCACAGCAGTGTGCGATGAGGTATTTGAGGGCTTGTTCTTTTTGGATTTTGATTTGGACTGCTGCTTTTCAGGGTCGGGACAGCCGGTCTCTGACATTAGGTGCATGCCTTGTTTGTCCCTGCGACCGCCTTGCTTTTCACTCTCTGCGCCTGGCTGAGGAAGTGAGGTACCACATATGGTGTTGCCACTTGTGGCAAATGGGCCGGGGATCAGATTGTTAACCAGATGTGGCGCTTGTGCGCAATGTTGGGACAGATTTCCAAAGACTGGTGGTGGAGGTGGAGCCAACGGACCAGAGCACTGAGGGCCGAACTCTGACGTCAAGGGCAGGAGGGAAGCCGAGGAGGCACTTGGAAACAGGCAGCCCTGTTGCTGGGATGTAGGCACCTGCATTCCAAAGTGAGACTGTCGAGGGGAAGTTGCCTGAAGGCAGCTAGCTGGTGCTCGACTTGTTGCTGGAACTTCAGGCCGTGAGGCagtgcaggtaccgaaactggGGCTCCGGTGACCGAGAGAAAAATTTGGGTAAGGATAATTCTGATGTTGAAACATGTTCTGGTTCGAGCTTGTCTCGGGCTGCACGTGGTGGCTGCGGGATGAGGGAGACTGTGACATGTGTGGCGCCATTGTGTGCAGAGGCGGAGTGTGTAATGGCGCCGAGGGCAGCATGGGGAAGTCATCCTTGGCTGTGTGGTATGTGTGGATGGGGTACCTACTCGGAGTTGTTGCCAAGCTACGCTGTGTGTTGGTGCTAAGCTGTACTGTGTAGCTGCTGTGCACTGTGGTGGGCTGAGGAGGCACGGTCGTTGAAACAGGCAATGCCTGCGACCGGTTGTCTGGTGCCCCTGACATAGTTGTGCTGGGCAAGTGCATCTGTTGAGATGTGCTGGCCGGAAGCTGCCTCTGATGTGAGTGCGCCGTAGTATGTGTGCTGGTCTGGGGTTGGTAAGAAGGAAGCCTGTTCACAAATCCAGGATGGTTTGAAAAGCTAGGTTCCTTGGCATTTGCTTGCAGATCTTTCTTTGGATTGCTAGCCTGTGACTGAATAAGGCTTTCTGCAGAGTAGGAGATTTGAGGGCGCGACGACTGCTGACAGGATGACCTCTGAGTTGTGGGCACCTGGGCACACGAGGGGGGTGTGAGTCGGTAAGAAGATGGTAAGAAGTTCTGAGTCCCAATCAACGCCTCAGCAGAATAACATGACAATGCAGTGTTACTGCTATTCGGTGTGTTGCTTTGGGGAGTTAGTGTCCTGGTACAAGGTGTGTACTGATCGGGTCGCGGAAACGGAAAGGAAGGAGTTGTCATGTAGGGGTTTATGGACATTGGAAACTGTGCTGATGGACTCTTACTTGGCGTCGAGCAACGTCCAGAGTCACGGATCATACGACATGGTGAAGGGGGCGGCTTGCTGCTGTTGTCCAGCAGGGGCAAAGATTCGGGCTCCTTGGGTGCAGCAAAGCCTTGAGCTGTGCTAAAGCCAGGCAATGAAATGTGGTGCACTTGAGCAGGTGTGCTCGCTGCAGATGCTGTTGAAAACTGCAATCCTCTGCTGTGCATTGGGAGTGTACGCGGTGCGTTTGAAACAAAACTGTGGCACGATGCCTCCATGTGCAACTTCGCAGGAGGTGCGCTATGAAGTTGTGGAGATCGAGAGGCATGGTGGCAGTCTTgcttgctgctactgctgctggtgTTCCCAATGGTGTGCAACTCCTCTGAATGACTTGGTGGTGTCGGGAAGCTCTCAGAAGCAACATAGGTGTACGTGCTGCTCTCTGATGACTCCTTCTTTTTGTTTGTGCTCGAGGTGACAGATACCTGTGCTGTGCTGGCTGGAAGGTGTGGCGTTGGCGGAGTGAGGACAAACTGTGATAGGCTGCTCGTGCTTTCTGCTGTCTTAGCATTGCCGTTTCCTAATTCATGTTCTAATTGATCCCCTGGTGACAGTGATGGGAACGAAAGACCTGGATTCGAGTTGCTGTTTAGAGAACCATGCCCATCGTCTTCAGGAATACTCAGTATTAGGGGCAACTCCTGGTCTGATGCTAGACTGTCAGTGCTGGAGACAAAGGCTTTGCTATTATCTTCACTGCCTTTGCTGCTGGGTGGAGTGAGTTGGCAAAGTATGGAAGCAGCACAGTCAGGGATCTTAGAGGAGCCCTGAGGTGTGCTGTGGCCATTACTGCTGGCGCTGACTGACACATAACTTTCGGTGAAGGTTGTTGAACTGACACTTGGAGATATATCAATGTTTTCCTCCATCACTATAGAGTGTAAACTGAGACTAGGAAGTTCGTTACGGTCGTTATCAGATGCCTGTATGTCATCTTGCCCATCCTTTGCCGATGCTGACGGTGCACCATTTTCAGCTGACACTTGGCTAGTAGTAGATGTTGTCTCCGCATCGATTTCGGTTGGCCTTCCATTCTCAAAAATGTCTTTAATCTTGGATGCTTCTTCAACAGTGCTGTTGGCTGGAACGGCATCACTGCTACAGACTGCTTCTGCAAGCACAGAAGCCCTCGAACAGTGACTTTGGGTGAGAGTGACAGAGGTACTGGGAGGAGAAGATGCTGTAATTGTGGTTGACGCTCGTGCACCTGTGTTATTCTCTACAGTGGCAGCAATCGAAACTGCAGGAGGAGCGGTAGACTGGTCACTTGAGCTTGCTGACACCGGACTCTTGTTTTTTGACTGTGCTGCCTGGTTGACCGCTGCTTCCACGTTGCCACCACACGAAAAGATAGACTCTGTTGCTTGGGCAAGAATGTCTGCAGCAAGGGGGGAAATCTCTTTGTTGCTTGTGCTGCTCACTCCCTCCGTGCTCTGGGCTGAGGTGGTAGCCGTGGTTGACGAACAGGTGGAAGCATGCGAGGCAGTCTCCTCATCTGACCGCGGTGCATCTGCACGTGCCCTCTTAGCTGGTATCTCTGAGGAGGGCTTTGATGCTGACACTTTCTTACCCCCGCCACTCTTACGCGTGCACGAAGGCTTAGCCTGACTAGAATCTGGGGTCTGAGGAGTCGGCTTGGGCCTGATGGAGCAGAGTGGTTGTTTGGATGCTGCGTGGGAACATACTGGCTTTGTCCTTGAACTGTCTGGCACAGCAATGCACTTTGATGAAGATGGTGACGAATGCTGAGGGCAGGTGTGGTGCTGCTTTCTGCAGTTTCCTCCTGGCTGGGCTGTGGCATTTCCCACTGCAGTTCCACCAGACGAAGGTGTAGATGCCAGTGTTTTGTGCTGAACGGAAGACGCATGCTCCCTGCACATGTAGCTCTGTGCACCGTCACATTGCACCACCTTCCCGAGAGAAGTACTACAACTACTCACTGCTGCCGCTACATTAGCTGCCACTTGACTCCCGAGAGGGTGCGCCGATTGCATAGGTGCACTGACTACTTGTGGCTGTGACACGACAGGAATAATCTGTCCGGATGGAAGAAGGAATGCTGACGGGACCTGTGGTGCCGGTGCTGTCTGTCCAGCAATCATCGTGGTTCCAGTTCCAAGGGAGAGGAGGGGCTGGTTCATCATCATTCCTGCACCTGAGAGGAAAGTTGCTGCATTTTGCTGGACGCCACAGAGCTTGGCAGCCTCCTTCAGCTTGGGGTCGCACTGCATCAGGCCACCAAGGGCTGCTGCCGAGTGAGCAAAGTCATCGGTGCTCTGCCCTGTTGCCAAGTGCACTTGGGGCAGCATGTCGGGCCCCGTGAAGGAGACCACCGATCCCGGTGTACGTGCTCCCATGGCATGCCCCTGTGGATTCAGGATGATGGAAGTGTTTTGGAAGGTCACCACATTCTGTAGCACAGGGACGCCCTGGTCGTTGATCATTAAGATAGGCTGTGAGACAACCCCTCCTGCCGTTCCTGTGGCCACTCCGGTAGCTGCAGCTGTCAGGGGGTGTTGTTGCTGGAACACTGTGACAGCGGATGGTTGAGCTGTGGACATGACAGGTGCTGATGGAAGTGCCTGAGTCACCAGCGTGCACCCAGGCATTGCTTCTCGTGCACAGCTTGCTGGAGGAGGTGCTGGTGGTACAGCTGGTGCCACTGCAGCCTGCGGTGCTTTAGGAGCGAGAGGCTCTGCAGCAGGCCGTGATGACATGACTGTCGTGCCATGATGCTGGCAAGGTTGCTGCTGCTGAAGAACTGTCTTGACCTCGGTGCAGGCAAGTAAGGCACGTTGCTTGTCGGGAAGGTGTTTCAATGAATACTTTTTTGGCTTGTGGTCCCAAATCTCCTCGGGGCCACTCGTCAGGGGAATGCCCGCTGTGGTAAGCAGCCTCGCATAGTTGGCATTCAGTTCCTCCAGGTCCCTGA
Coding sequences within it:
- the LOC126531384 gene encoding uncharacterized protein isoform X2; this translates as MSEQYSSDEDACICNGEVGSRSSHKRKEVHNEVERRRKDKINIGILRLGELLPDKDPRKQSKNGILERASEYITYLKDLNEKLVMDKVTNLEATVFAALRKQIRDLEELNANYARLLTTAGIPLTSGPEEIWDHKPKKYSLKHLPDKQRALLACTEVKTVLQQQQPCQHHGTTVMSSRPAAEPLAPKAPQAAVAPAVPPAPPPASCAREAMPGCTLVTQALPSAPVMSTAQPSAVTVFQQQHPLTAAATGVATGTAGGVVSQPILMINDQGVPVLQNVVTFQNTSIILNPQGHAMGARTPGSVVSFTGPDMLPQVHLATGQSTDDFAHSAAALGGLMQCDPKLKEAAKLCGVQQNAATFLSGAGMMMNQPLLSLGTGTTMIAGQTAPAPQVPSAFLLPSGQIIPVVSQPQVVSAPMQSAHPLGSQVAANVAAAVSSCSTSLGKVVQCDGAQSYMCREHASSVQHKTLASTPSSGGTAVGNATAQPGGNCRKQHHTCPQHSSPSSSKCIAVPDSSRTKPVCSHAASKQPLCSIRPKPTPQTPDSSQAKPSCTRKSGGGKKVSASKPSSEIPAKRARADAPRSDEETASHASTCSSTTATTSAQSTEGVSSTSNKEISPLAADILAQATESIFSCGGNVEAAVNQAAQSKNKSPVSASSSDQSTAPPAVSIAATVENNTGARASTTITASSPPSTSVTLTQSHCSRASVLAEAVCSSDAVPANSTVEEASKIKDIFENGRPTEIDAETTSTTSQVSAENGAPSASAKDGQDDIQASDNDRNELPSLSLHSIVMEENIDISPSVSSTTFTESYVSVSASSNGHSTPQGSSKIPDCAASILCQLTPPSSKGSEDNSKAFVSSTDSLASDQELPLILSIPEDDGHGSLNSNSNPGLSFPSLSPGDQLEHELGNGNAKTAESTSSLSQFVLTPPTPHLPASTAQVSVTSSTNKKKESSESSTYTYVASESFPTPPSHSEELHTIGNTSSSSSKQDCHHASRSPQLHSAPPAKLHMEASCHSFVSNAPRTLPMHSRGLQFSTASAASTPAQVHHISLPGFSTAQGFAAPKEPESLPLLDNSSKPPPSPCRMIRDSGRCSTPSKSPSAQFPMSINPYMTTPSFPFPRPDQYTPCTRTLTPQSNTPNSSNTALSCYSAEALIGTQNFLPSSYRLTPPSCAQVPTTQRSSCQQSSRPQISYSAESLIQSQASNPKKDLQANAKEPSFSNHPGFVNRLPSYQPQTSTHTTAHSHQRQLPASTSQQMHLPSTTMSGAPDNRSQALPVSTTVPPQPTTVHSSYTVQLSTNTQRSLATTPSRYPIHTYHTAKDDFPMLPSAPLHTPPLHTMAPHMSQSPSSRSHHVQPETSSNQNMFQHQNYPYPNFSLGHRSPSFGTCTASRPEVPATSRAPASCLQATSPRQSHFGMQVPTSQQQGCLFPSASSASLLPLTSEFGPQCSGPLAPPPPPVFGNLSQHCAQAPHLVNNLIPGPFATSGNTICGTSLPQPGAESEKQGGRRDKQGMHLMSETGCPDPEKQQSKSKSKKNKPSNTSSHTAVNSIPYFPDFRNESHNHALITLPPPPAPSQKLPHTPSLPSMSTSTSSALPWPHHQQQHHHQLQQTLQPPHTKPSHTSTDVERSANISSATYNPLFRPQSQQNSINLNLNGSCVPTPHSSSAASFSHHHSPLQRNAQHSSASTSSVASVVSMTSSSISTAAQVAPYSNCAVAPSQHVPNFNLSNIFPDIGSGEQGRASAAPPPPPPSTHFYPSSRVLHNSFNHILPPPPPPAPPHNNFVHSGHHAPSFSNVIPPLTFPMHEH